A window from Candidatus Nitrospira neomarina encodes these proteins:
- a CDS encoding NAD(P)H-hydrate dehydratase has protein sequence MWVVTAEQMQTLDRRTIQETKVPGITLMERAGTGAMSHLIQAHGSPKGKKVVILCGKGNNGGDGLVVARLMAKNGAKLKVVLMAPLKALSPDAKIMYRRLSKIIKPSLVTVNPSEESLHSLTQDADILVDALLGTGLSSAVRPPYSSAIETMNASQAFTVAIDIPSGLDSNTGAILGAAVQADLTVTFGFPKLGLYLGSAIDKVGVIQVVDIGIPQEFVVDLNPQVHLLSQKMVRSLIPLRPLSSHKGTFGHAGIVGGSQGKTGAPAMAGLGALRVGAGLATVATPQSISPILESKLLEVMTEPMPESSQHLLGMEAYPGLLDFAAKKSALAFGPGLGTSPDTTEVLRHLLPQLEAPCVLDADALNGLAQHHQIFSAFKRPPILTPHPGEMARLLGVSSKQVNEDRIGVSRRFAMQHQVVLVLKGARTIIAEPKGQVAICPTGNPGMASAGMGDVLTGIITGLLAQGLSGWDAARAGVYLHGLAGDLAAATIGEPGLIAGDVLTTIPHALTHTLSHA, from the coding sequence ATGTGGGTCGTGACCGCTGAACAGATGCAAACACTTGATCGGCGTACGATTCAAGAAACAAAGGTTCCCGGTATCACCTTAATGGAGCGGGCGGGAACCGGTGCGATGAGCCACCTTATCCAAGCCCATGGTTCCCCTAAAGGCAAAAAGGTCGTCATTCTTTGCGGCAAGGGCAATAATGGTGGAGATGGTTTGGTTGTTGCCAGGCTCATGGCAAAAAATGGTGCAAAGCTGAAGGTAGTCTTGATGGCTCCACTCAAGGCACTCAGTCCCGATGCAAAGATTATGTATCGACGACTTAGCAAAATCATCAAACCATCTCTGGTAACCGTCAATCCCTCGGAAGAATCCCTGCATTCCCTCACCCAAGACGCCGATATTCTTGTCGATGCGCTCCTTGGTACGGGCCTCTCTTCTGCAGTTCGACCACCCTACTCCTCCGCCATCGAAACCATGAATGCCTCGCAGGCCTTTACCGTAGCCATAGATATTCCGTCCGGCTTGGATAGCAACACCGGAGCCATACTGGGAGCCGCTGTTCAGGCCGATCTGACCGTGACGTTCGGATTCCCGAAACTCGGCCTATATCTTGGTTCAGCCATAGACAAAGTTGGAGTCATCCAAGTCGTCGATATTGGGATTCCCCAGGAATTTGTGGTGGATCTGAACCCCCAGGTTCATCTTCTGTCACAAAAGATGGTTCGCTCCCTTATTCCTCTTCGCCCCCTGTCGTCACATAAGGGGACCTTTGGACATGCAGGAATTGTTGGTGGTTCACAGGGGAAAACAGGGGCCCCGGCTATGGCTGGACTCGGGGCACTTCGTGTTGGAGCCGGCCTGGCAACCGTGGCTACTCCTCAAAGCATTTCCCCCATTTTGGAATCAAAACTCCTGGAGGTGATGACTGAGCCCATGCCGGAATCGTCCCAACATCTCCTGGGAATGGAAGCCTATCCAGGCCTTCTTGATTTCGCCGCTAAAAAATCGGCTCTGGCTTTCGGACCCGGTCTGGGGACCTCTCCTGACACAACCGAGGTCTTGCGTCATCTCCTTCCTCAACTGGAGGCACCCTGCGTTCTCGACGCCGATGCCCTCAACGGATTAGCTCAACATCACCAAATATTTTCAGCATTCAAGCGGCCGCCAATCCTGACCCCACATCCTGGAGAGATGGCCAGGCTTCTGGGAGTCTCCTCCAAACAAGTCAATGAGGATCGCATCGGCGTCAGCAGACGGTTTGCCATGCAACATCAGGTGGTCCTGGTACTGAAAGGTGCCCGAACCATCATCGCCGAACCCAAGGGGCAAGTGGCCATTTGTCCGACAGGGAATCCTGGAATGGCTTCCGCCGGAATGGGAGATGTTCTAACCGGAATCATTACCGGTTTATTAGCTCAGGGCTTGAGCGGTTGGGATGCGGCCCGGGCCGGCGTCTATCTGCATGGATTGGCAGGCGATCTGGCTGCCGCCACCATCGGTGAACCAGGTCTGATCGCGGGGGATGTGTTAACCACTATTCCTCATGCATTGACCCATACCCTCTCTCATGCGTAG
- the tsaE gene encoding tRNA (adenosine(37)-N6)-threonylcarbamoyltransferase complex ATPase subunit type 1 TsaE translates to MNQDPSHATPHLTSNGNVLQLRMASVQETIRFGERLGQQLTGGDVLALTGDLGAGKTVLTCGIACGLGIPMDHVSSPTFTLIQEYPGTIPLIHVDLYRLEGPSDISTLGLEEYFTPNTIVLIEWAERFPQILPSDHLAICLEYGEEENIRLITLSGTGPKTIRQMANIQGNLSKPH, encoded by the coding sequence ATGAATCAGGATCCCTCTCACGCCACACCTCATCTGACCTCAAACGGGAATGTTCTTCAACTACGGATGGCATCTGTCCAGGAAACCATCCGATTCGGTGAACGGTTAGGGCAACAGTTAACAGGTGGAGACGTGCTGGCTCTTACGGGTGACTTAGGAGCAGGAAAAACCGTTCTTACCTGTGGCATCGCCTGTGGGCTAGGCATTCCCATGGATCACGTCAGCAGTCCCACGTTTACCCTGATTCAGGAATATCCAGGGACTATTCCGCTTATTCATGTGGATTTATATCGGCTTGAGGGGCCATCCGATATATCCACATTAGGATTAGAGGAATATTTCACTCCAAACACCATTGTCCTCATTGAATGGGCGGAGCGGTTCCCTCAGATATTACCCTCCGACCACCTGGCCATTTGCTTGGAATACGGAGAGGAAGAAAACATCCGCCTCATCACCCTGTCTGGAACCGGACCCAAAACTATCCGCCAAATGGCCAACATACAAGGAAATTTGTCAAAACCACATTGA